One window from the genome of Enterobacteriaceae bacterium Kacie_13 encodes:
- the nadB gene encoding L-aspartate oxidase, with translation MNFPLLLQTSYVMQPSSEFVSDVLIIGSGAAGLSLALRLADHCHVTILSKGPLNEGSTFYAQGGIAAVFDEADSIASHVEDTLIAGAGLCDKEAVEFIASNARHCVQWLIDQGVLFDTETNASSEERYHLTREGGHSHRRILHAADATGKEVETTLVSKARAHANICVKERYNAVDLITSSKIGLPGTQRVVGAYVWNRDKEHVETLRAKAVVLATGGAAKVYQYTTNPDISSGDGVAMAWRAGCRVANLEFNQFHPTCLYHPQARNFLLTEALRGEGAVLKRPDGSRFMPDFDPRGELAPRDVVARAIDHEMKRLGADCMYLDISHRPPEFIKHHFPMIDEKLSSLGIDLTKEAIPIVPAAHYTCGGVMVDQHGRTDLDGLYAIGEVSYTGLHGANRLASNSLLECVVYGWSAAEDIIKRLPHVKLAKHVPQWDESRVDNSDEQVVIQHNWHELRLFMWDYVGIVRTTKRLERALRRIMTLQQEIDEYYANFRISNNLLELRNLVLVAELIVRSAMERKESRGLHYILDYPDLQENPQPTILHP, from the coding sequence ATGAATTTCCCTCTTCTTCTGCAAACATCATACGTTATGCAACCTTCATCTGAATTTGTCAGTGATGTATTGATTATCGGAAGTGGCGCTGCGGGCCTGTCTTTGGCTTTGCGACTTGCAGACCACTGTCACGTAACTATTCTCAGCAAAGGCCCTCTCAACGAAGGATCCACATTCTACGCACAAGGTGGTATTGCCGCCGTTTTCGATGAAGCAGACAGCATTGCCTCACACGTTGAAGACACTTTAATCGCCGGTGCAGGCTTATGTGATAAAGAAGCCGTTGAATTTATCGCCAGCAATGCACGCCATTGTGTCCAGTGGTTGATCGATCAGGGAGTCCTGTTTGATACCGAAACCAACGCGAGCTCAGAAGAACGTTATCACCTGACCCGCGAAGGGGGTCACAGTCACCGCAGGATCCTGCATGCTGCTGATGCAACAGGTAAAGAAGTAGAAACTACGCTGGTAAGTAAAGCAAGAGCACATGCCAATATTTGTGTTAAGGAACGCTATAACGCGGTCGATTTAATTACTTCCAGCAAAATTGGGTTACCGGGTACTCAGCGCGTGGTCGGCGCGTATGTCTGGAACCGCGACAAAGAGCATGTCGAGACGCTGCGAGCCAAAGCCGTTGTGCTGGCGACGGGCGGTGCGGCGAAAGTGTATCAATACACCACCAACCCGGATATTTCATCCGGCGACGGCGTCGCAATGGCCTGGCGTGCTGGCTGCCGTGTGGCCAATCTTGAGTTCAATCAGTTTCACCCGACCTGCCTTTATCACCCGCAAGCACGTAATTTCCTGCTGACAGAAGCTCTGCGCGGCGAAGGCGCCGTACTCAAACGCCCGGACGGCTCGCGCTTTATGCCGGACTTCGATCCGCGTGGCGAACTGGCTCCCCGCGATGTCGTTGCCAGAGCTATCGACCATGAGATGAAACGCCTCGGCGCGGATTGCATGTATCTTGATATTAGCCACCGCCCACCGGAATTCATCAAACATCACTTCCCAATGATTGATGAAAAGCTGAGCTCTCTTGGTATCGACCTCACGAAAGAAGCCATTCCGATTGTTCCTGCCGCACATTACACCTGCGGTGGCGTGATGGTCGATCAGCACGGACGCACCGATCTCGATGGCTTATATGCTATCGGTGAAGTCAGCTATACCGGATTGCATGGTGCAAACCGGCTGGCGTCGAATTCTTTACTCGAATGCGTGGTATATGGCTGGTCAGCGGCCGAAGATATTATTAAGCGGTTACCTCACGTCAAACTGGCGAAGCACGTGCCGCAGTGGGACGAAAGTCGGGTGGATAATTCCGATGAGCAGGTGGTTATCCAGCATAACTGGCATGAGTTGCGGTTATTTATGTGGGACTACGTCGGGATTGTGCGGACCACGAAACGTCTGGAGCGCGCTCTGCGCCGTATCATGACCCTGCAGCAGGAAATTGATGAGTACTACGCTAACTTCCGTATTTCGAATAACTTGCTGGAATTGCGAAATCTGGTGTTAGTGGCGGAGCTGATTGTCCGTAGCGCTATGGAACGCAAGGAAAGCCGCGGACTGCACTACATCCTGGATTACCCTGATTTACAGGAAAACCCGCAGCCCACTATCCTTCACCCATAA
- the rpoE gene encoding RNA polymerase sigma factor RpoE, with protein sequence MSEQLADQVLVERVQKGDQKSFNLLVIRYQHKVASLVSRYVPQGDVPDVVQESFIKAYRALESFRGDSAFYTWLYRIAVNTAKNYLVAQGRRPPSSDVDANEAENFESGGALKEISNPENLMLSEELRQIVFRTIEALPEDLRMAITLRELDGLSYEEIATIMDCPVGTVRSRIFRAREAIDNKVQPLIQR encoded by the coding sequence ATGAGCGAGCAGTTAGCCGATCAGGTTCTGGTTGAGCGGGTCCAGAAGGGTGATCAAAAATCGTTCAATTTACTGGTTATCCGATACCAGCATAAGGTAGCGAGCCTTGTATCCCGCTATGTGCCACAGGGCGATGTGCCAGATGTGGTTCAGGAATCTTTCATTAAAGCCTATCGCGCACTGGAATCATTCCGTGGCGACAGCGCTTTTTATACCTGGCTGTACCGTATTGCAGTCAATACGGCGAAAAATTATTTAGTGGCTCAGGGCAGGCGTCCACCCTCTAGTGATGTGGATGCAAACGAAGCCGAGAATTTTGAAAGTGGCGGCGCTCTGAAAGAAATATCGAACCCTGAGAACTTGATGTTGTCAGAAGAGTTACGGCAAATAGTTTTCCGTACTATTGAAGCACTCCCTGAAGATCTTCGCATGGCGATCACTCTGAGGGAGCTGGATGGATTGAGCTACGAAGAGATAGCGACCATCATGGACTGTCCGGTGGGTACGGTGAGATCCCGAATTTTCCGTGCCCGGGAAGCAATTGATAATAAAGTTCAACCGCTCATCCAGCGTTAG
- the rseA gene encoding anti-sigma-E factor RseA, translating to MQKEKLSALMDGEAIDNELLSSLSTDPALQQNWQSYHLIRDTLRGDIGNVVHLDIADRVAAALANEPVKLVPGSATESQPQPHTWQKMPFWQKVRPWASQLTQVGVAACVSLAVIVGVQHYNQPDASGASPETPAFNTLPMMGKASPVSFGVPSEGNTVNGQQNVQEQRKRINAMLQDYELQRRLHSEQLQLEPVTPQQAAVQVPGIQSLGTQTQ from the coding sequence ATGCAGAAAGAAAAGCTTTCCGCTCTGATGGATGGTGAAGCCATTGATAATGAACTGTTAAGTTCATTATCAACAGATCCTGCGCTTCAGCAAAACTGGCAGAGTTATCATTTGATCCGCGATACCTTACGTGGTGACATTGGGAATGTGGTGCATCTGGATATCGCAGATCGTGTGGCCGCTGCGCTGGCAAACGAGCCGGTTAAACTGGTTCCTGGCTCTGCTACCGAATCGCAACCTCAGCCTCATACATGGCAAAAAATGCCGTTCTGGCAGAAGGTTCGCCCTTGGGCAAGCCAACTGACTCAGGTCGGTGTTGCAGCCTGTGTATCGCTGGCGGTGATTGTCGGTGTTCAGCACTATAATCAGCCTGATGCCTCTGGTGCTTCACCTGAAACACCTGCGTTCAATACGCTACCAATGATGGGTAAAGCTTCTCCGGTCAGCTTCGGCGTACCGAGCGAAGGTAATACCGTTAACGGGCAGCAGAATGTTCAGGAGCAGCGTAAGCGAATCAATGCGATGTTGCAGGATTATGAATTGCAGCGTCGTCTGCACTCAGAACAGCTTCAACTCGAACCTGTTACTCCGCAACAGGCCGCTGTTCAGGTCCCTGGTATTCAGTCTTTAGGAACGCAAACGCAGTAA